Proteins found in one Planctomycetes bacterium MalM25 genomic segment:
- the aroA gene encoding 3-phosphoshikimate 1-carboxyvinyltransferase, whose translation MSQHPDPLEIHPVEGPVVACIRPPGSKSLTNRALVCAALADGESTLTGALVSDDTHVMIDGLSRLGIPIDVTDAGTTLRVAGAGGAVPAIEADLFIGNSGTTVRFLTALATLGHGAFRLDGVPRMRERPIGDLAEALNALGANVRCESPGDCPPVAIHANGLLGGEASVRGDISSQFLSGLLMAAPAASGSIRLAIEGELVSRPYVRMTLEVMRAFGAEVEAPEDLSRFAVEPTTYRARDYAIEPDASAASYFWAAAAITGGRVTVEGLSRDALQGDVAFVDCLRQMGCTVDAGPESITVAGPPAGERLRGASLDMNAVSDTVQTLAAVALFAEGPTEVSGVAHNRHKETDRIGDLATELRRLGAAVDEKEDGLIIRPGELRGAVVETYDDHRMAMSLALVGLRQPGVRISNPGCTAKTYPEYFEDLASVVAD comes from the coding sequence ATGAGCCAGCACCCCGACCCGCTTGAGATCCACCCCGTCGAGGGGCCGGTCGTGGCCTGCATCCGCCCCCCGGGGTCGAAGAGCCTGACCAACCGCGCACTCGTGTGCGCGGCGTTGGCCGACGGCGAGTCGACGCTGACCGGCGCGCTGGTGAGCGACGACACGCACGTGATGATCGACGGGCTCTCGCGGCTGGGCATCCCGATCGACGTGACCGACGCGGGCACGACGCTCCGCGTAGCCGGTGCCGGGGGCGCCGTGCCGGCGATCGAGGCGGATCTGTTCATCGGCAACAGCGGCACCACGGTCCGGTTCCTGACCGCGTTGGCGACCTTGGGGCACGGCGCGTTCCGGCTGGACGGCGTGCCGCGGATGCGTGAGCGGCCGATCGGCGACCTGGCCGAAGCCCTCAACGCCCTCGGAGCGAACGTCCGCTGCGAGTCGCCCGGCGATTGCCCCCCGGTCGCGATTCACGCCAACGGCCTGCTAGGCGGCGAGGCCAGCGTGCGCGGCGACATCTCCAGCCAGTTCCTTAGCGGGCTGCTGATGGCCGCCCCCGCCGCGAGCGGGTCGATCCGGCTAGCGATCGAGGGCGAACTGGTCAGCCGCCCCTACGTGCGGATGACGCTCGAGGTCATGCGGGCGTTCGGCGCCGAGGTTGAAGCCCCCGAGGACCTTTCGCGGTTTGCTGTCGAGCCGACGACCTACCGGGCACGCGACTACGCGATCGAGCCCGACGCCTCGGCCGCGAGCTACTTCTGGGCCGCCGCCGCCATCACGGGCGGGCGGGTCACGGTCGAGGGCCTGTCGCGCGACGCCCTGCAGGGCGACGTGGCGTTCGTTGATTGCCTCCGGCAGATGGGCTGCACCGTCGATGCGGGCCCCGAGTCGATCACCGTCGCCGGCCCGCCGGCGGGCGAACGGCTGCGCGGAGCGTCGCTCGACATGAACGCCGTGAGCGACACGGTCCAGACCCTCGCCGCGGTCGCCCTCTTCGCGGAGGGGCCGACCGAGGTCTCCGGCGTGGCGCACAACCGGCACAAGGAGACCGATCGGATCGGCGACTTGGCGACCGAGTTGCGGCGTCTCGGCGCTGCGGTCGATGAGAAAGAGGACGGGTTAATCATCCGTCCCGGTGAGTTGCGGGGCGCCGTCGTTGAGACCTACGACGATCACCGTATGGCGATGAGCCTCGCCCTGGTCGGGCTGCGGCAACCGGGGGTGCGGATCAGCAACCCGGGCTGCACCGCGAAGACGTACCCCGAATACTTCGAGGACCTCGCGTCGGTCGTCGCCGACTGA